The window AAGGCTTTGGAACTGCGAACAATTTTTATGCAAATTTTGAACAGGATTGAGCCGATGATACAAAAAGGCAAAGAAATAAAACAGCGGGTTGTATCCATAAAGCAGAAAATAGACGACTTGAAAATAATGATAGGCAAAAAAGCTAAACTTGGTTTTAAGGAGTTCGTCGGAAAGGCGAAAAATAAAACAGAAGTTATCGTGAGTTTTTTGGCTTTATTGGAATTAATAAAACAAAAGATTATTAATGTGTCGCAGGAGGAATTGTTTAAAGATATTACAATAAATAAAAACTTATGAATATTAAATCAAAAATAGAAAGTTTATTGTTTGTTTCCGGAGCTCCTTTTGCGATTCATAAAATCGTAAAACTTTTGGATGCAAAAAAAGAAGATGTGGAAAAAGCAATTTTAGAATTGCAAAAAGAATATAAAGACGAAGGTCGCGGAATACAGATTGCCGTGACAACCGATAAATATCAAATGATTACCAGTCCGGATAATTCTAAACTGGTTGAAGAATTTTTGAATCAAGAAGTTATTAGTGATTTGACCAGACCTCAGCTTGAAGCGCTGACAATTATTGCTTATCGTGGGCCTATTTCCAAAACCGAGCTGGAGCAAATAAGAGGAGTCAATTGTAGTTTAATTTTGAGAAATCTTATGATAAGGGGATTGATAGAGATGGAAACAGATATTGGATTGGAAAAATATATTATTACTCACGAATTTTTAAAATTTTTAGGAGTTACCAGCGTAAACGATTTGCCGAATTATGAAAAATTGAATAAAGATAAAAATCTGGAAGAATTATTGGAAAGAACGGAAGAAAAAAATAATTAAATTTGGAAACCGAAATTAGAGTATGGAGTCTATCATAATTACAATCACCAGCCTACTATTATTATATAGCTCTTCTGGCGCTAATTTTAATCCTGAGAATATTATTATAAAGGTAAGCGCGAGTGAGACTTACAAGTTTCCGTATCATCTTGCTCTAGCAAAGCCGATGAGCTTTCCGTATAGACTGCGCGGAGTGCCCAACTTTGACGCAAATGATATTACAGCTGGCGGAGCTATTGTTGCCGATGAAGAAACTGGCAGGATTTTGTTTGAAAAAGATTCGTATGACAAAAAATCAATTGCTAGTTTGACTAAATTGATGACAGCTCTTGTCTGGTGGGAAGTTGACGGTGATTTGGAAAAAATAATAGAAATAAAAAGTGAGGATTATAGAGAAGGGGGAATAGCTTATTTTATTTCTGGAGAAAAAGTTCGGGTAAGAGACCTTCTCAATGCCGGACTTATCGCATCTTCCAACTCTGCCATGGCGGCGCTTGTAAGGAGTACGGGAATAACAGAAGAAGATTTTGTTTCGTTGATGAATGAGAAAGCAGAGTCATTGGGCATGTATAATACTCGTTTCAAAGAACCAACCGGACTTGATTATAAAAATATTTCTGTTGCATCCGACTTGTTTATTTTGGCGCGGGAAGTTTTTAAAAATCCTATTCTAGCTTCTATAACTCAAAAAGCATCATATTCTTTTACGCCGATTGGAAAGGGCGCTACAAGAAATATCCAAAGTACGGATTGGCTTTTATCAGAAAAAAATTCCACTTTTCAGGTAGTGGGCGGAAAAACCGGATATATTGAAGAGAGTAATTATAATTTTATATTAAAAGCGAGAAGCAATGAGGGAAAAAACGTTATCATTGTTTTATTAGGAAGCTCAGATAAGGGCACGCGGTTTGAAGAGGCAAAAAAATTGGTGAATTGGGTATTTAATAATTATGTCTGGAAAATATGATATTTCGTATCTAATATCTTGTATTTGGTATAAATGCGCAAAAATAGCGTATTTTTTGATATAATTTTTTTTGCTTATTTTAGGTAAGAATTAGCAAAAAAACTTGACAGAAAGGTAAAAATGTGCTATATCGCTTTTTAGTACGTTCCAAATTGCCTTGAAAGCTTATCAAACGCGCGTTTGGACAATGATATCTCAAATGCGTTTTTGTTTGCTAAGGGGAGAGTTCACACATGTCTTACCTCGACTTTACAAAAACAAAGTCGGGGCTTTTTTGATTTTTAGGCGATTTTAAGATAAGATGGATATATGTATAACAATGAGCTGACAACAATTCTTGTGGCAGCGGCGCCGATATCAGAACTTCGCGGAGCGATTCCGTTGGCTTTAGAAGTTTTTCATTTTAGTATTTTGAAAACATTGATATTGGCTTGGATTGGCAATTTTTTGCCGGTTCCTTTTATCCTTTATCTTTTGGGGCCGATAGAAAAGTTTCTTCGTCGATATAAAATATTTGATAGATTTTTTGATTGGCTTTTTCATCGCACCAAGCATAGATTTGAAGGAAAATATTTGAAATGGGGAGAGTTGGCGTTGGTGCTTTTTGTTGCCATTCCGCTTCCTGTAACCGGCGCATGGACCGGTTCTGTGGCGGCATATCTTTTTGGTATTCCAAAAAAACGGGCAATATTTTTTGTTTTCTTGGGGATTTTGATTGCATCTTTGGTTGTTACTGCTTTGGACTTGGGGATTGTAAATGGAATAAAATTATTTTAGAATGAAAAAACTTTATTTTTTATTGATTTTATTTATTCTTTTTGGTGCCAGCTGTAAGAGAGATGTGGCAATAGTTTTGGATTCTCCAGAAATTATACCTACTTTAGAAAAAACAGCAGAAACATTGAATTGGTCGGGAAGCGTTATGTCAAAAAATCCGTCTTCAGAGAATAATTATGGCAAGTCTTATCTTTTGAACGGTCCATCAAGAGAAAGTAAAGATCATCTATCGGTAGATTTTTCTTCTTTGGAAATATTGGAATATGGAACTAATGAATCTGCTAAATACAGTTTTTATAAAAACGAATGTTTTAAAGGAAAGGGGATACCGATTAAGATTGGTGGCGATAGCGTATGTTGTCTAAATAATATACAAGATGGATGGAGCTCTACTGTAATGCTGAGTGGGCATTACATTTTACGAGCTGTTGATTATTTTCATACAGATTGTTACGCAAAAAAATATTTGGAAGAATTTTTTAAAAATTATATAGATTAGAAAACAGCTTCTTGACAAAGCTGTTTTTATTTGGTGAGATGTTAGTAGTACATTGAAATGGAGAAAAAGATGAATGCATTCTGGCGTTATCTGGAGAAAGAAAAAA of the Parcubacteria group bacterium CG10_big_fil_rev_8_21_14_0_10_36_14 genome contains:
- the scpB gene encoding SMC-Scp complex subunit ScpB; amino-acid sequence: MNIKSKIESLLFVSGAPFAIHKIVKLLDAKKEDVEKAILELQKEYKDEGRGIQIAVTTDKYQMITSPDNSKLVEEFLNQEVISDLTRPQLEALTIIAYRGPISKTELEQIRGVNCSLILRNLMIRGLIEMETDIGLEKYIITHEFLKFLGVTSVNDLPNYEKLNKDKNLEELLERTEEKNN
- a CDS encoding ligand-binding protein SH3 yields the protein MYNNELTTILVAAAPISELRGAIPLALEVFHFSILKTLILAWIGNFLPVPFILYLLGPIEKFLRRYKIFDRFFDWLFHRTKHRFEGKYLKWGELALVLFVAIPLPVTGAWTGSVAAYLFGIPKKRAIFFVFLGILIASLVVTALDLGIVNGIKLF